Proteins encoded by one window of Candidatus Woesearchaeota archaeon:
- a CDS encoding response regulator, whose amino-acid sequence MKKILYAEDEDANYLLISAYLNGSYCLHRAKTGFEAIDLAQLLSLDFILMDIKMPELDGIEATKCIREFNTTIPVVACTADVYSLRDNDLIHNLFTDYLSKPVTKEVFFQLLDRYLK is encoded by the coding sequence ATGAAAAAAATTCTTTATGCAGAAGATGAAGACGCCAATTATTTGCTCATTTCAGCGTATTTAAATGGTTCTTATTGCTTGCACCGAGCAAAGACTGGTTTTGAAGCAATAGATTTGGCTCAGTTATTATCTTTAGATTTTATTTTAATGGATATTAAAATGCCTGAACTTGATGGCATTGAGGCAACAAAATGTATTCGAGAATTTAATACAACTATTCCTGTTGTTGCATGTACAGCAGATGTGTATTCTCTTCGAGATAATGACTTAATACATAATTTATTTACTGATTATTTGTCAAAGCCAGTTACAAAAGAAGTTTTTTTTCAACTATTGGATAGGTATTTAAAATAG
- a CDS encoding RelA/SpoT domain-containing protein — translation MRLLDPKKHSKSQVDKAGNILSKGQLTELEQNEALEILSHWRGIHSYPLHIFKKTLKNYSESLDKKAVTVQRLKRVPSIVKKLNRKYNSQEGGIKLSRMQDIAGCRAIVKSMKEVTQLKEKYLNSKLRHELVKEYDYVTYPKKDGYRSIHLVYKYKSDRERKEYNGLNIEVQIRSQLQHIWATAVETTSFFIGQALKLSEGEEKWTKFFKLVSSAFARMENCPLVPDTFLNEKELYLQIKKQEKELNIITRMKKWNESLRQFEDLKSEKQKEFFVLELDTVQEKITITSFSKREEEKAIKMYADVERKIYGKKEYDVVLVGADNLIELKKAYPNYFADTKEFIKLLNKILEKVIV, via the coding sequence ATGAGATTGCTTGATCCCAAAAAACACTCTAAATCTCAAGTAGATAAGGCAGGTAATATTCTTTCAAAAGGACAACTCACTGAACTTGAACAAAATGAAGCTTTAGAAATTCTTAGTCATTGGAGAGGAATTCATAGTTATCCGCTACATATTTTCAAAAAGACTCTGAAAAATTATTCGGAATCTCTTGACAAAAAAGCAGTAACTGTTCAACGACTTAAACGCGTACCTTCAATTGTGAAAAAACTTAATAGAAAATATAATTCTCAAGAAGGAGGAATTAAACTTTCTAGGATGCAAGACATTGCTGGATGTCGTGCAATAGTCAAATCTATGAAAGAAGTTACTCAATTAAAAGAAAAATATCTTAACAGTAAATTAAGACATGAACTTGTCAAAGAATATGATTATGTTACTTATCCTAAAAAGGATGGTTATAGGAGTATTCATTTAGTTTACAAATATAAAAGCGATAGGGAAAGAAAAGAATATAATGGTCTTAATATCGAAGTACAAATAAGATCTCAATTGCAACATATTTGGGCAACTGCTGTTGAAACGACTAGTTTCTTTATAGGTCAAGCGTTAAAATTATCTGAAGGAGAAGAAAAATGGACTAAGTTCTTTAAACTTGTTTCTTCAGCATTCGCAAGAATGGAGAATTGTCCTTTAGTACCAGATACTTTTCTTAATGAAAAAGAATTATATTTACAAATAAAAAAGCAAGAAAAAGAACTTAACATAATAACTCGAATGAAGAAATGGAATGAATCTCTAAGACAATTCGAAGATTTAAAATCTGAAAAGCAAAAAGAATTCTTTGTATTAGAGCTTGACACTGTTCAGGAGAAAATAACCATTACTTCTTTTTCTAAACGAGAAGAAGAAAAAGCAATAAAAATGTATGCAGATGTAGAACGAAAAATTTATGGAAAAAAAGAATATGACGTAGTTCTTGTTGGTGCAGATAACTTAATAGAATTAAAAAAAGCATATCCTAATTATTTTGCAGATACTAAAGAATTTATAAAACTTCTAAATAAAATACTTGAGAAAGTTATTGTTTAA
- a CDS encoding DNA-binding protein, protein MEFFTLNKDKIKFNDWLIVTLYYSLYHCALALVTNKSFISKNHTATLLFLIKEYNIDIKDAELINELSINKDDAKFYTNLKIDRHNASYATEILFSKDKIEDYRFKVVEFMQKTEELVK, encoded by the coding sequence TTGGAATTTTTCACATTAAATAAAGATAAAATTAAATTTAATGATTGGCTTATTGTAACTTTATATTATTCTCTTTATCATTGCGCTTTAGCTTTAGTTACCAATAAAAGCTTCATTTCTAAAAATCATACTGCAACACTCTTGTTTTTGATAAAAGAATATAACATCGATATTAAAGATGCAGAATTAATAAATGAATTATCTATAAATAAAGATGATGCAAAGTTTTATACAAATTTAAAGATCGATCGGCACAATGCAAGTTACGCAACAGAAATATTGTTTTCTAAAGATAAAATTGAAGATTATCGTTTTAAAGTTGTTGAATTCATGCAAAAGACTGAGGAGTTAGTAAAATAA
- a CDS encoding nucleotidyltransferase domain-containing protein: MKPEMKIFLAYLTSRKSKLYFNELKELTGLSDSSLDHNLKKLVSNNILSIDKTKSNTFYILKNKRLVSLKFSELSLSKFDDLNRGVRVPLQNFLSKLPRTIFSVVLFGSASRKEEQKNSDIDLLIISNEKPNLNPLRKDSEIISNYPLNIFYCSIQDFIDTTDHIVIQAKKTGFPVFGEQNFYEVLLNKNS; this comes from the coding sequence ATGAAACCTGAAATGAAGATTTTTTTAGCTTATTTAACTAGTCGGAAATCTAAGCTTTATTTTAACGAATTAAAGGAATTAACTGGTCTTTCAGATAGTTCTTTAGATCATAATCTTAAAAAATTGGTTTCAAATAACATACTTTCAATTGATAAAACTAAATCTAATACATTCTACATATTAAAAAATAAACGATTAGTTTCATTAAAATTTTCCGAACTTTCACTTTCGAAATTTGATGATCTTAATCGCGGTGTTCGTGTTCCTCTTCAAAATTTTTTATCTAAACTTCCAAGAACTATTTTTTCAGTTGTGTTATTTGGTTCTGCTTCCAGAAAGGAGGAACAAAAAAATAGCGATATTGATTTGTTGATAATATCAAACGAAAAACCAAATCTTAATCCTTTAAGAAAAGATTCCGAAATAATTTCGAATTATCCACTGAATATTTTTTATTGTTCGATTCAAGATTTTATTGATACAACTGATCATATTGTTATACAAGCTAAAAAAACTGGTTTTCCTGTTTTTGGAGAGCAAAATTTTTATGAGGTATTATTAAATAAAAATAGTTGA